The following are encoded in a window of Fibrobacter sp. UWB2 genomic DNA:
- a CDS encoding nitrogenase component 1, which produces MSEALKTKKKSNSISDPRYSCAVGASNTVVGIKGAVPIANCSPGCQLKQTAFLTFENGFQGSIFAGAGNMPSANSTENDIVFGGIKTLDQLIKSTLKVFDGDLYVVLTGCVGGLIGDDVPSLVNEYRDLGYPIVAVDTAGFKGNNLFGHEEVVNAIVDQFVGDYKGERKKGLINLWFEVPYYNQNWRGDYQELARILRGAGFEVNVLFGPENNGVKDWLRIPEAQFNLVVSPWVGVRNAEHLEKKYGQPFLHIPEIPIGAEATAAFIRKVVDFAGIDKEQSEKFIEQENGIYYYYLEHFSEFFAEYWYGMPSEFAITADSAYTLAYTKFLADQIGLIPRKAIITDDPPQKFRKTIEDAFHNISEGVDVEVEFEEDGYLIEKAIKEVDFSSGKPLILASSWEINLANDKGALFFEITPPSSETLIINRSFVGYKGALNLLEKIYSASVGGK; this is translated from the coding sequence ATGTCAGAAGCACTTAAAACAAAGAAAAAAAGCAATTCTATTTCGGACCCCCGCTATTCTTGTGCAGTCGGTGCGTCCAATACGGTTGTCGGCATCAAGGGTGCAGTTCCTATAGCCAACTGCTCTCCGGGTTGCCAGCTTAAGCAAACCGCATTCCTCACTTTTGAAAACGGCTTCCAGGGCAGCATTTTCGCTGGTGCTGGTAACATGCCGAGTGCAAACTCTACCGAAAACGACATCGTGTTCGGCGGCATCAAGACTTTGGATCAGTTGATTAAGTCAACGCTCAAAGTTTTCGATGGCGATCTCTATGTTGTTCTCACGGGTTGCGTGGGCGGCCTCATTGGTGATGACGTCCCCAGCTTGGTGAATGAATATCGCGATTTGGGCTACCCGATTGTGGCTGTGGATACCGCAGGCTTTAAGGGCAATAACCTTTTCGGTCACGAAGAAGTGGTAAACGCCATTGTCGATCAGTTTGTGGGCGATTACAAGGGCGAACGCAAGAAGGGTCTTATCAATCTTTGGTTCGAAGTTCCGTATTACAACCAGAACTGGCGCGGTGATTACCAGGAACTTGCCCGTATTCTCCGTGGCGCTGGTTTTGAAGTGAATGTGCTCTTTGGACCTGAAAATAACGGTGTCAAGGATTGGTTGCGCATTCCGGAAGCTCAGTTTAACCTGGTGGTCTCTCCGTGGGTCGGCGTGAGAAATGCTGAACACCTTGAGAAAAAATATGGTCAGCCGTTCCTTCACATTCCTGAAATTCCAATCGGTGCCGAAGCAACTGCTGCATTTATCCGCAAAGTTGTTGATTTTGCCGGAATCGATAAGGAACAGAGCGAAAAGTTCATTGAACAAGAAAATGGTATTTATTACTACTATTTGGAACACTTCTCTGAATTCTTTGCTGAATACTGGTACGGTATGCCGAGTGAATTTGCAATTACTGCTGATTCCGCTTACACGCTTGCCTACACCAAGTTCCTTGCCGACCAAATCGGCCTTATTCCGCGCAAGGCGATTATCACGGACGATCCTCCGCAGAAATTCCGCAAGACCATCGAAGATGCTTTCCATAACATCAGCGAAGGTGTCGATGTTGAAGTGGAATTCGAAGAAGATGGCTACTTGATTGAAAAAGCTATCAAGGAAGTTGATTTCTCTTCTGGAAAGCCGTTGATTCTTGCTTCTTCTTGGGAAATCAATCTTGCCAATGATAAGGGCGCTTTGTTCTTTGAAATTACGCCTCCGTCCAGCGAAACTTTGATTATCAATCGTAGTTTCGTCGGTTATAAGGGTGCGCTTAATTTGCTTGAAAAAATTTATAGCGCATCCGTTGGCGGAAAATAA
- a CDS encoding DsrE/DsrF/DrsH-like family protein, whose amino-acid sequence MSEVKILAARDFYKIDLQNSTLLDVREPSEVIVRPINGAVQVPFFELSKKVDSIPKDKPVYVFCSTGDRSEQVAEILADRDYEVYNLEGGLEAFSKVHFVDAKGAKCPGPIVQVDEAIKSVSPGEEVQIEATEKAFYSDIQIWCQRTGNELKSLTERDNIIYATVVKRNAPVAEKREFEHGKTFVVFSGDLDKAIASFIMANGAAAMGRPVTMFFTFWGVSLLRRPEKVRVKKSLIGKMFSFMLPRGSKKLGLSRMNFGGIGAKMIRAVMKQNGVSSLEELIESAKQKGIKFVACQMSMELMGITAEELIDGVELGGVATMLGSTEKSDLTYFI is encoded by the coding sequence ATGTCTGAAGTCAAAATACTTGCTGCTAGAGATTTTTATAAGATTGATTTACAAAATTCAACTTTGCTTGATGTTCGCGAACCAAGCGAAGTGATCGTCCGACCTATAAATGGCGCAGTTCAAGTTCCATTCTTTGAACTTTCAAAAAAAGTAGATTCCATTCCCAAAGACAAACCCGTTTATGTGTTCTGTTCGACAGGTGACCGCTCCGAACAAGTTGCAGAAATTCTTGCCGACAGAGATTACGAAGTCTACAATCTCGAAGGCGGGCTAGAAGCCTTTTCTAAAGTTCACTTCGTTGATGCCAAAGGGGCAAAATGCCCCGGCCCCATCGTTCAAGTAGACGAGGCCATCAAAAGCGTTTCGCCTGGCGAAGAAGTGCAAATAGAAGCAACCGAAAAGGCTTTTTATTCGGACATACAAATTTGGTGCCAGCGCACCGGCAACGAGCTAAAATCGCTCACAGAAAGAGACAATATAATTTATGCGACCGTCGTAAAGCGCAACGCCCCCGTCGCCGAAAAGCGAGAATTTGAACACGGCAAAACATTTGTCGTATTCAGCGGGGATTTAGACAAAGCAATCGCTTCGTTCATTATGGCAAATGGCGCAGCCGCGATGGGCCGCCCAGTTACAATGTTCTTTACCTTTTGGGGTGTAAGCCTTTTACGCAGACCAGAAAAAGTACGCGTCAAAAAATCGCTTATCGGAAAAATGTTCAGCTTTATGCTGCCGCGAGGTTCCAAAAAGCTCGGACTTTCACGCATGAACTTTGGCGGTATCGGTGCAAAAATGATCCGCGCCGTGATGAAACAAAACGGAGTTTCTTCGCTCGAAGAACTGATTGAAAGCGCAAAGCAAAAAGGCATAAAGTTCGTTGCATGCCAAATGTCGATGGAACTCATGGGAATTACCGCCGAAGAATTGATTGACGGCGTGGAACTTGGTGGCGTCGCGACCATGCTCGGCTCTACTGAAAAATCCGACCTAACATACTTTATATAA
- a CDS encoding ABC transporter substrate-binding protein, whose amino-acid sequence MTQNKLHTRIASAFLFVLACVTSTIAADKLSIGYLSSTGQGKFFIAKDAGIFKKNGLDVELVEFSNSGDGIAAVRAGKLDAGAFGSLAPLIHVSQGADIRVIGGLMGGDQAVITRKENAGSVKKLSDLKGKKIATIRLGTADAIVRGGLKKEGIDWRKDVTIVELKNPPAVIEAVKNGSVYAGVTWGPHDLRAEEAGLSVVLRSKDINPGHICCRLIASLRKLEGRDDIYKRLVKSLIEAEELVANDHKKSVEIIAKWIKLDTALVNKAFYSGYVTQDTDPNVKGVEFFWDFLKDAEFIKSDKKVSQYVLTNYYRDALAELRKQKPKSEFYAQAEKIFLSRN is encoded by the coding sequence ATGACTCAGAATAAATTACACACTCGAATTGCATCGGCATTCCTGTTCGTTCTCGCCTGCGTGACTTCCACAATCGCCGCAGACAAACTTTCCATCGGCTATCTCTCTTCTACGGGCCAGGGCAAATTCTTCATCGCAAAAGATGCGGGCATTTTCAAGAAGAACGGCCTTGACGTAGAATTGGTGGAATTCTCGAATTCTGGCGATGGCATTGCTGCCGTTCGTGCCGGAAAGCTCGATGCTGGTGCATTTGGCTCTCTTGCTCCGCTTATCCATGTTTCGCAGGGTGCTGATATTCGCGTTATTGGCGGCCTCATGGGTGGCGACCAGGCTGTGATTACCCGCAAGGAAAATGCAGGCTCCGTCAAAAAACTGAGCGATCTCAAGGGAAAGAAAATCGCTACAATCCGTTTGGGAACAGCGGATGCCATTGTTCGCGGCGGCCTCAAAAAAGAAGGTATTGACTGGCGTAAAGATGTTACTATTGTAGAACTCAAGAATCCGCCTGCAGTTATCGAAGCGGTAAAGAACGGCAGTGTGTATGCCGGCGTTACATGGGGACCGCACGACCTCCGTGCCGAAGAAGCCGGCCTCTCCGTAGTGCTCCGCAGCAAGGACATCAATCCGGGACATATTTGCTGCCGCCTCATTGCATCGCTACGCAAACTTGAAGGCCGTGACGACATTTACAAGCGCTTGGTCAAGTCGCTGATTGAAGCCGAAGAACTTGTCGCAAACGATCACAAGAAGAGCGTTGAAATTATCGCCAAGTGGATTAAGCTTGATACGGCTCTCGTCAATAAAGCGTTCTACAGCGGTTACGTGACTCAGGATACCGACCCGAACGTGAAAGGCGTTGAATTCTTCTGGGATTTCTTGAAGGATGCGGAGTTCATCAAGTCCGACAAGAAGGTCTCTCAATATGTCCTCACGAACTACTATCGTGACGCCCTCGCAGAACTTCGCAAGCAAAAGCCCAAATCTGAATTCTACGCGCAGGCCGAAAAGATTTTCCTATCTAGAAATTAA
- a CDS encoding ABC transporter ATP-binding protein, with amino-acid sequence MTQIQSGFEATNLVFSYDGKPILKDINLKIKPGEFVCLLGESGSGKTTLLNLLAGLTKPSEGHVYWNGKEIEKPSSERSVVFQDYTLFPWLTLLQNVSLAIKKTKKVKGSFAKHLAEEYLNLVGLSGSLHKYPFELSGGMRQRGAIARALSVGADALLLDEPFGALDPVNRASLQDLVLELCRGSKDRAITTLFVTHDIREAVYLGSRIIVLGSTPGRIIADIPLDFPVKKSRSEWFRNEKVQKTIVEIEEAYHKDILEKLGHTVQEGASI; translated from the coding sequence ATGACTCAAATACAAAGTGGTTTCGAAGCGACTAATCTCGTTTTTTCCTATGATGGCAAACCCATCCTGAAAGACATCAACTTGAAAATCAAACCAGGCGAGTTTGTATGTCTATTAGGCGAAAGCGGAAGTGGCAAGACCACTTTGCTTAATCTTCTCGCCGGCCTTACAAAGCCAAGCGAAGGCCATGTCTATTGGAACGGAAAGGAAATCGAAAAGCCTTCTTCTGAAAGGAGCGTGGTCTTTCAGGACTACACTCTTTTTCCTTGGCTTACGCTTCTACAGAACGTTTCTCTTGCCATTAAAAAGACGAAAAAGGTCAAGGGGAGTTTTGCAAAACATTTGGCAGAAGAATACCTGAATTTAGTAGGGCTTTCGGGGAGCCTTCATAAATATCCCTTTGAACTTTCGGGCGGTATGCGTCAGCGCGGGGCCATTGCAAGAGCGTTGAGCGTCGGCGCAGATGCCCTTCTTTTGGACGAGCCTTTTGGTGCGCTTGATCCTGTAAATCGTGCGAGCCTTCAAGATTTGGTTTTGGAGCTTTGCCGAGGCTCTAAAGACCGTGCAATTACGACTTTGTTTGTAACGCACGACATTCGCGAGGCCGTTTATCTCGGAAGTCGAATTATCGTTTTGGGATCGACGCCAGGCCGTATCATCGCAGATATTCCTTTGGATTTTCCAGTGAAAAAGAGCCGTAGCGAATGGTTCCGCAACGAAAAAGTCCAAAAGACAATCGTTGAAATTGAAGAAGCTTACCACAAGGACATCCTTGAAAAACTCGGGCATACCGTACAGGAGGGCGCAAGTATATGA
- a CDS encoding class I SAM-dependent methyltransferase — MISKTALLCALARAVHTHAKSEKIFEDEFAQDFVSLKEYRHARNLARQFLPAKKSKPKDYPAKDFIDQYLLPIILPRNRFAEDIVDAKQKTGDVQYVLLGAGLDSFALRNKSQNVDVFELDLYETQVFKIERTRELFTKRRPKVHFVEIDFNKDSIISRLTNAGFNPKKRSVFSILGVSYYIPIEIFFKTIAEISKIAAPNSAIVFDYYEKERDSADSTTKISRLKQITASCGECMVDGYDPVQVDNLARKSGIQYCHDLSPKDIDNAFFSTSTGLSAFEGVHLMYCGL, encoded by the coding sequence ATGATTAGCAAAACTGCGCTTTTATGCGCTCTTGCCCGAGCTGTCCACACTCACGCTAAAAGTGAAAAAATTTTTGAAGACGAATTTGCACAGGATTTTGTGAGCCTGAAGGAATATCGCCACGCACGCAATCTTGCAAGACAGTTCCTTCCTGCAAAAAAGTCGAAGCCCAAAGATTACCCGGCTAAGGATTTTATTGACCAATACCTTCTCCCCATCATTCTTCCACGAAATCGATTTGCAGAAGACATTGTCGATGCCAAGCAGAAAACAGGAGACGTGCAATACGTTCTCTTGGGTGCGGGCCTAGATTCCTTTGCGCTTAGGAACAAAAGTCAAAACGTCGATGTCTTTGAACTAGATCTGTACGAAACACAAGTTTTCAAAATCGAGCGAACGCGAGAACTTTTCACAAAGAGGCGTCCCAAAGTTCACTTTGTAGAAATCGATTTCAACAAGGATAGCATCATCAGCAGATTGACAAACGCCGGATTTAATCCGAAAAAGCGCTCCGTCTTTTCGATTCTCGGCGTGTCCTACTACATTCCTATTGAAATCTTTTTCAAGACGATTGCGGAAATTTCTAAGATTGCAGCCCCCAATAGTGCAATAGTATTCGATTACTACGAAAAAGAGCGGGACAGTGCGGACAGCACAACCAAAATCAGCCGCTTAAAACAAATAACAGCATCGTGCGGCGAGTGTATGGTTGACGGATACGATCCCGTTCAAGTTGACAATTTGGCCAGGAAATCGGGCATCCAATATTGTCACGATCTTTCTCCCAAAGATATCGACAATGCCTTTTTCAGCACATCAACTGGATTGTCCGCATTCGAGGGCGTTCATCTGATGTATTGCGGTTTGTAA
- a CDS encoding PLP-dependent cysteine synthase family protein has product MHYYESMKSLIGKTPLVKLTHVGVPEGVNLFVKLELWNPSGSVKDRAGLYMVEDAFAKGTLKPGGTIIEATAGNTGLGIAFAALNRGVRVIFVVPTKFSQEKQTLLRALGAELINTPREEGMLGAEKKAEELLKQIPDSISLRQFHNMANPRAHYETTGPEIYDDLDGNVDYVVAGAGSGGTFSGILKALKERNPKIQGVLADPVGSTMGGGEHGDYNIEGIGNDFIADTMDMSLVDRVIKINDDDAFGGSRELAQKEGIFAGSSSGGAFAAAKKLIASGARGNIVFVAPDRGDRYFSKGLYK; this is encoded by the coding sequence ATGCATTACTACGAATCCATGAAATCCCTGATTGGAAAAACACCGCTCGTAAAGCTCACGCATGTTGGAGTTCCTGAAGGCGTAAATTTATTCGTAAAACTTGAATTGTGGAACCCTTCGGGCAGCGTAAAAGACCGCGCCGGCCTTTATATGGTCGAGGACGCGTTCGCCAAAGGGACGCTCAAACCTGGCGGAACGATTATCGAAGCAACCGCAGGCAATACCGGGCTTGGAATTGCATTTGCAGCATTGAACCGCGGTGTGCGTGTCATTTTTGTAGTACCGACAAAATTTTCACAAGAAAAGCAGACGCTTTTGCGTGCGCTTGGCGCAGAACTCATCAACACCCCGCGTGAAGAAGGCATGCTCGGCGCAGAAAAGAAAGCAGAAGAACTGCTGAAGCAAATTCCGGATTCCATTTCTCTCAGACAATTCCACAACATGGCAAATCCGCGCGCCCATTATGAAACGACAGGACCTGAAATTTACGATGATCTCGATGGCAACGTCGATTATGTTGTTGCAGGCGCAGGAAGCGGCGGAACGTTCTCGGGCATTCTCAAGGCGCTCAAGGAACGCAACCCCAAAATTCAAGGCGTGCTCGCTGACCCTGTAGGCTCCACAATGGGCGGTGGCGAACATGGCGACTACAATATCGAAGGAATCGGAAACGATTTTATCGCAGACACTATGGACATGTCGCTTGTGGACCGCGTCATCAAAATTAACGATGACGACGCTTTCGGTGGTTCCCGTGAACTCGCGCAAAAAGAGGGAATTTTTGCGGGGTCTTCTTCGGGCGGCGCTTTCGCAGCAGCCAAGAAACTGATTGCATCGGGCGCTCGCGGGAACATTGTCTTTGTAGCCCCAGACCGTGGCGATCGTTACTTCAGCAAAGGTTTATACAAATAA
- a CDS encoding ABC transporter permease, translating to MRIFVKYLSKFSGFLFLLFLIGIWTFISSGPEWSSQYLFPSPKAILTALFNSREELLRSAWSSLLKLVPAYFAAAVVGISLGIVSGSVPWVGTMLKPISRFAAPIPPNVYIPYAIAILPTFYLSSTFIIFIAAFWPIYLNTAAGAADIPEKYRRNAAIIGIGRFEYLWRIAFVASLPSIFSGLSVGMGLSFIMLTVAELFGENTGLGHFVQFYADYSDYPNMVAGILWTGIVVLAIMEFFEFVKRKVLFWTKAN from the coding sequence ATGAGAATTTTTGTGAAATATCTATCTAAATTTTCAGGATTTTTATTCCTTCTGTTCTTGATTGGAATCTGGACGTTCATCAGTAGCGGCCCGGAATGGAGCAGTCAATACTTGTTCCCATCACCTAAAGCGATTTTGACGGCGCTTTTCAATTCTCGCGAGGAGCTTTTGCGCAGTGCGTGGTCATCGCTTTTGAAACTTGTCCCTGCTTATTTCGCGGCTGCCGTCGTCGGAATCTCTCTCGGAATTGTTTCGGGGTCTGTCCCTTGGGTGGGTACTATGCTAAAGCCCATTTCACGATTCGCGGCCCCCATTCCGCCTAACGTTTACATCCCTTACGCCATTGCGATTTTGCCGACATTTTACTTGTCCTCTACTTTCATTATTTTCATTGCGGCCTTTTGGCCTATCTACTTGAATACCGCCGCGGGTGCTGCGGACATTCCTGAAAAGTACAGGCGAAATGCCGCCATTATCGGCATCGGTCGCTTTGAATACTTGTGGCGAATTGCATTTGTTGCAAGCCTTCCGTCCATATTTTCCGGGCTTTCCGTAGGTATGGGGCTTTCGTTCATCATGCTCACCGTTGCTGAACTCTTCGGCGAAAATACAGGCCTTGGACACTTTGTGCAATTCTACGCTGACTATTCCGATTACCCCAACATGGTTGCGGGAATTTTGTGGACTGGCATTGTTGTCCTTGCGATTATGGAATTTTTTGAATTTGTAAAACGCAAGGTGCTATTCTGGACGAAGGCGAATTAA